In Halorhabdus tiamatea SARL4B, a genomic segment contains:
- a CDS encoding NAD(P)/FAD-dependent oxidoreductase, with amino-acid sequence MADVIVAGGGPAGLSAALFTAKNDLETLVFDTDETWMHKAHLFNYLGIDSMDGSEFMDVSREQVEAFGVDLSQGEEVTAVEETGDGFTVETDDGEYAADYVVLATGADRSLATELGCATTEEGIVDVGVDMETSVEDAYATGAMVRAEEWQAVIAAGDGAAAALNILSKEKGEHYHDFDVPADAE; translated from the coding sequence ATGGCAGATGTCATCGTCGCCGGCGGCGGTCCCGCCGGCCTGAGTGCCGCACTGTTCACCGCGAAAAACGACCTCGAGACGCTCGTCTTCGACACCGACGAGACCTGGATGCACAAGGCCCACCTGTTCAACTACCTGGGCATCGACTCGATGGACGGCAGCGAGTTCATGGACGTCTCCCGCGAGCAAGTCGAGGCGTTCGGCGTCGATCTCAGTCAGGGAGAGGAGGTCACCGCCGTCGAAGAGACCGGCGATGGATTCACCGTCGAGACCGACGACGGCGAGTACGCCGCCGACTACGTCGTCCTGGCGACCGGGGCCGACCGCTCGCTCGCGACGGAACTCGGGTGTGCGACCACCGAGGAGGGTATCGTCGACGTCGGCGTCGACATGGAGACCAGCGTCGAAGACGCCTACGCGACCGGGGCGATGGTCCGGGCCGAGGAGTGGCAGGCAGTCATCGCCGCCGGCGACGGCGCGGCGGCCGCACTCAACATCCTCTCGAAGGAGAAAGGCGAGCACTACCACGA
- a CDS encoding PH domain-containing protein: protein MDSEALLTEPRTIEATIRWKWAFRVLAVAAVVGAVVGAISVFVLEWGPLPGVGVGLLVAILGIGHVLLLYRSWRYEVREDALSLERGVITHVKTVVPFVRVQHIDTNRGPIDRLLGLSSLVVYTAGSRGADVTIAGLTPDDAEDLQDRLKLLAKESTGDDAV from the coding sequence ATGGACAGCGAAGCGCTCCTGACCGAGCCCCGAACGATCGAGGCGACGATCCGGTGGAAATGGGCATTCCGAGTGCTGGCGGTAGCGGCTGTCGTCGGTGCCGTCGTGGGCGCGATCAGCGTGTTCGTCCTCGAGTGGGGGCCGCTCCCCGGCGTCGGCGTCGGCCTCCTCGTCGCGATACTGGGGATCGGGCACGTCCTGTTGCTGTATCGTTCCTGGCGCTACGAAGTACGCGAGGACGCCCTCTCCCTCGAGCGTGGCGTGATCACCCACGTCAAGACCGTCGTCCCGTTCGTCCGGGTGCAGCATATCGACACGAATCGCGGGCCGATCGACCGACTGCTCGGCCTCTCGTCGCTGGTGGTCTACACCGCCGGGTCCCGGGGGGCAGACGTCACGATCGCCGGGTTGACACCCGACGACGCCGAGGACCTCCAGGATCGTCTGAAACTGCTCGCGAAGGAATCGACCGGGGACGACGCCGTCTGA
- a CDS encoding PH domain-containing protein, with protein sequence MRLDPLSIPYRIAENSTQIGGAIVVAGVAGSGGSGGNLLQGAGIFLAIAVLGIALVAGWNVAYFRRFTYELTEDTFDIESGVFSRRDREIPYRRIQNVDVRQNVIQRLLGIAEVRLETAGGGQTEAQLKYVNRTEAERLQAEVGRRKRTDAGEEATTTERESESLFAISPRELGILGIVSMDFRLVPLVLVGLSVFGPTAIASTLPDVGSFFLIGPLVGLGTIVALAIVSGVVSMLQYYDFQLGAYGDEYRYERGLLQRYSGSIPIEKVQTVSIRENVLARLLGYASLTIETAGYAPGQGSGARSQSAVPIAERDRVFELAQSIEPFGDVTFERPPKRARERYAVRYLLVALVVIAGTFAVTFHPDVSGPWYLTAAILPFAPVAAHLKWRHRGYYLGEEYVLTRNGFWSRRITVVPTYRVQTVLSSRTVFQRRRKLASVVIDTAGSSSLVGEDAVAADIDADRADRLRDAVAKRLQLAIGHRETPE encoded by the coding sequence ATGCGACTCGACCCACTCTCGATCCCCTATCGGATCGCCGAGAACAGCACCCAGATCGGGGGTGCTATCGTCGTCGCTGGTGTCGCCGGCTCCGGCGGTTCCGGCGGGAATTTGCTGCAAGGAGCCGGGATCTTCCTCGCCATCGCGGTCCTCGGGATCGCGCTGGTCGCCGGCTGGAACGTCGCCTACTTTCGACGATTCACCTACGAACTCACCGAGGATACCTTCGACATCGAGTCAGGGGTCTTCTCGCGTCGCGATCGGGAGATCCCCTATCGACGGATCCAGAACGTCGACGTGAGACAGAACGTGATCCAGCGACTGCTCGGTATCGCCGAGGTCCGCCTCGAGACCGCCGGCGGCGGCCAGACGGAGGCCCAACTGAAGTACGTAAACCGGACGGAAGCCGAGCGACTACAGGCGGAAGTCGGACGGCGAAAGCGCACGGACGCGGGCGAGGAGGCGACCACCACCGAGCGGGAGTCCGAATCCCTGTTTGCGATCTCTCCCCGCGAACTCGGGATCCTCGGGATCGTGTCGATGGACTTCCGACTCGTCCCGCTCGTCCTGGTTGGGTTGTCAGTCTTCGGGCCGACGGCGATCGCCAGCACGCTCCCTGACGTCGGGTCGTTCTTTCTGATCGGGCCGCTCGTCGGACTCGGAACGATCGTCGCCCTGGCGATCGTCAGCGGCGTCGTCTCGATGTTGCAGTACTACGATTTCCAGTTGGGTGCCTACGGCGACGAGTACCGCTACGAACGTGGCCTGCTCCAGCGATACAGCGGGTCGATCCCGATCGAGAAGGTCCAGACGGTTTCGATCCGCGAGAACGTGCTGGCTCGGCTGCTCGGGTACGCGAGTCTGACGATCGAGACGGCGGGCTACGCGCCGGGCCAGGGCTCTGGCGCTCGCTCCCAGTCGGCCGTTCCGATCGCCGAGCGCGACCGCGTGTTCGAACTCGCCCAGTCGATCGAACCGTTCGGCGACGTGACCTTCGAGCGACCGCCGAAACGGGCGCGTGAGCGCTACGCCGTCAGGTATCTCCTGGTCGCCCTCGTCGTGATCGCGGGCACGTTCGCAGTCACGTTCCACCCCGACGTCTCGGGGCCGTGGTACCTGACAGCGGCTATCCTCCCGTTTGCGCCCGTCGCAGCCCACCTCAAGTGGCGTCATCGCGGCTATTATCTGGGCGAGGAGTACGTCCTGACCCGGAACGGGTTCTGGTCGCGCCGGATCACGGTCGTCCCGACCTACCGCGTCCAGACTGTTCTCTCTTCACGGACGGTCTTCCAGCGACGCCGGAAACTGGCGTCAGTCGTGATCGATACGGCGGGATCGAGCAGTCTCGTGGGCGAGGACGCCGTAGCGGCCGACATCGACGCCGACCGGGCCGATCGACTCAGGGATGCTGTCGCCAAGCGCCTGCAGTTGGCGATCGGGC